Part of the Aquimarina sp. MAR_2010_214 genome is shown below.
TGCAATGTTATTATAATCAGGAGCATTAACCAAAGTGGCAAAACGTTGTTTTAGGATCTCTCTTTTGGTAAAAAAATCTTTGGGCATGATCTCATTAGGCCTGGCTTTTTGGATAACAGTAGTTAATCCAACTTCGGTTACAGATTTTAATTGAGGGGCCATATAAGCTCCGTTTAGATAAGTGATATTATCTGATAGATCAAAGAGGTGCTTTTGATGTTGCATATGTATCTGTTATTGAATATAAAAAAGAAGGTGTCTAAAAAATCAATTTTTCTGTGATCTCGAGCGAAGTCGAGAGATAATTATCCTTGATTATCAGTACATTTAGAATCCACTCAATGTGACAGTTAGTTCTAAAATATTTTTTTTAGACACCCTCTTCTGTAAAGGTATATGATTAGGAATGTGTGATGATATTGATCAAAGTTAAAACTATCCTAATTATACAAACTTCTAGTTTTAGTAGTCAGAAAAGATAATAAAAACTTAATTTATTCTAAAGAGTAGTGGAATAAGGAGTTAGTGATCTTTTCTTTTAACAAGAAAAAAAATATCAAAAAATAACATTTTTTTTTGCCAGTCCCGAAAAACGAAACTGGCATGTTTTATTATTGCACTATAAACATTTGCAATAATGATAAATCCAATTTTAAATCCTGATCAGGGTAGGACTAAGTCGGGAGGAAATTTTGGACTATGTAGGGTAGGGTTACCCCTTTATTTTTCCAGCTATTAGCTGATTTTTTGCAATTCTTAAAATTCTCCCATGCCTAGCATGGGAGGGTTTTATCACTGTAATGTACAAAGAAAATAGATTTTTGGTAAGATTTATTAACAAAAGCAGCAATGAATTAAGTTTTTCTTAACAATTAAAATTTCAACATATGGGAATACCTTAATGTTTCTATATTTGCGCCTTCTTTTTATTGTCTAAGAAAAGAAGATAAATAAATCAAGATTATTGTATTCAAAGAGATAAAAACAAAAAGCGAGATCAAAATTACCTCGCTTTTTTACATTTTATATACCAGTCTCGATAAGAGAGGTGCTATCCTATATCTCCTCATGGCTTACCTGTGTATAGCATAACTAGAAGAAGCAGGTAGTTGTTTTATAAAATTAATAAATGGTTTAAAGTTTAACGTTACTGTAAATGTGTATAAAGTTTTCATATCTGATTATTTTTAGATTATTAATTTCTTTGGATATAATATAAACAATTGCCGTGCCAAAAAAACAAAAACGCTGTTAAGTCAATGGTATCAGGATGTTACAAGGGGTGTGTTTTTGGATGAACACGTATAAAGTGTTCAATATTTACTTTTTATAGTCTCATTTCTAAGCTTATATGAAACTAAGGGTAGTTGAGTTTGACATAACTTTTAAACTGATCAGAAGCCGTTAAATAGTGGTGTTTCACTGAAAATGGGGTAGCTTTAAAAATTAATAATATTTAAATTTGAAAAAAGTGTAAAATGAAGATGATAAGAATATTATTTTTTTTAGTTGTTACTACAGTAAACTTAGGCTATGGTCAAGCCAATAATAATGCAGAGCTACATACTTCGAATTCGAATGATACAACATTAGTAATAACAGGAGATAATATTTGGGTTCGCGAATATCCAAAGACAGGAGAAGTTGTGTTTACTCTAAATGATGGTGAGGTATGTCGTGTTTTGGAAAAAGGAGAAGAACAAATTATTCGAGGAAATAGGGATTTTTGGTATAAGATAGAACATAGTAGTAAAATTGGATGGGTCTTTGGTTCACAGACTTCAATAAGACAGAATGCCGATCTTAAAAGTTTTGAACCCTTTCTGGAGCATTTTTTAGAAACTTCTTTTTTTGGAAAAAAAATTGATAGTTTAATGCATTTTAGAGCTTCAATAATTACAGATATTATCCATAAGGAGATAGGTTTTTATAGATTGTATAATCCTGGTGCTGCTTGTGCACGTTATCAATCTTATGATAATTATAGTATTATAATGCCTAAAGTAGATACTCCCGTTTTTTTTGCAGAAGAATTTCCTGAAGATGGTTTTTGTGAAAAAAGCTCCAGTCCAGATGGAATATATTATAAAAGAATTGACAGTTTACCCAGATATCTAAATATGGATGAAGTTTTTGAAATGGAAAAAATTAATATTCCAACAAAATATAGAGGTGGGCCAAAGGTAAAAGTGAATATTTTATACAAAGAATGGATAATCAAGA
Proteins encoded:
- a CDS encoding SH3 domain-containing protein, which codes for MKMIRILFFLVVTTVNLGYGQANNNAELHTSNSNDTTLVITGDNIWVREYPKTGEVVFTLNDGEVCRVLEKGEEQIIRGNRDFWYKIEHSSKIGWVFGSQTSIRQNADLKSFEPFLEHFLETSFFGKKIDSLMHFRASIITDIIHKEIGFYRLYNPGAACARYQSYDNYSIIMPKVDTPVFFAEEFPEDGFCEKSSSPDGIYYKRIDSLPRYLNMDEVFEMEKINIPTKYRGGPKVKVNILYKEWIIKTMYFMVADNKWWLVVIDDCDCSA